The Fibrobacter sp. UWR3 nucleotide sequence GTCTTCAATCTGTTCCTGAACTTCCGGCGGGATTTCGGGGCGCAAAGACCACCAAGCCGTGACAAGCATCGCCGCCACCGTCGCAATCCCCAAGAAAACTCCCAAACATTTCCTAATCAACATGGCAGTGTCAAATCTAGAAAAATCCCTGCCCGAAGGCAGGGACAACAACTTGCGTTACTAATCAAAAGCGAGCAAGACAAGGCGCCTTACCGGCCGAAGCGTATCAAGCATACGTGAGGCCGGGGCCAACATCGCATTGCGACGTTTTTCATTAGTAAATAAACAACATCTCGCGATATTTAGGCAGAGGCCACATCTCGTCGGGCACAACCTTCTCGAGGCTGTCCACCACCTTGCGGAGGCCAGCGACGGCAGCGATGATTCCCTCGTGTTCGCCTTCGAGAGATGCTTCAAGCGCAGCAATCGATTCGGTGAGCGAGCGGCAGCCTTCCCCGATGGACTTCACGTAGGTATCGAGTCCCGGGAATCCCTGGTTCAGGGCCATTTCGTTTGTACGTAACGACTTCTCGTAGGCTTCCACCACCTTCGGGAGAATCACGTTCTTCGCGAGGTCGCGGGCGACTTCGCCCTCGATGTGGATTCTCTTGTGGAAGTCTTCCACGTTAATTTCGTAGCGCGAAAGCATCTCGCGGCGGTTCATCACGCCGTACTTTTCGAACAGTTCCACATTCTCGTCCTTCGTGAGCGCCTTGAGGGCCTCGAGAGACGTGCGGATGTTCGGGAGTCCGCGGCGTTCCGCTTCCTTCACCCATTCGTCGGTGTAGCCGTTGCCGTTGTAGAGCACGCGCTTGTGTTCCTTCACGATCTTCTGCAGAATCTTCTGCAGGCCCGTGTGGAAGTTCTTGTCGTCGAGCTTTTCGAGCTGTTCGGCAATCATGTCGAACGCCTCGGCCACAATCGTGTTGAGCACCACGTTCGGTTCGGAGCAGCTCTGGCTACTTCCCGGTGCGCGGAACTCGAACTTGTTGCCGGTGAACGCGAAAGGCGATGTACGGTTACGGTCGGTAGCGTCGCGCGGGAGCGGCGGCAGCATGTCGCTCCCGAGCTTCATCGCGCCCGCCTGCTTGCTGGATTTCGCGGAGCCCTGCTCGATCTGGTCGATAACGTCCATCAGCTGGTCGCCCAGGTAGATGGAGATGATTGCCGGAGGAGCCTCGTGCGCACCGAGACGATGGTCGTTGCCCGCACCCGCGCAGGTCATGCGGAGCAGGTCGGCGTGCGTATCCACTGCATAGATAATGGCACAGATCGCGGTGAGGAACACGGCGTTCTGGTGCGGGTCCTTGCCCGGGTTCAGGAGGTTCCCCTTGCCGTAAGAAAGGCTCCAGTTGTTGTGCTTGCCCGAACCGTTCACGCCGGCGAACGGCTTCTCGTGCAACAGACAAACTAACCCGTAGCGGTCGGCCACATTGCGGAGCGTTTCCATGATGAGCATGTTGTGGTCGCACGCAAGGTTCACCTCCTCGAAAATCGGGGCAAGTTCAAACTGCGCGGGAGCCACCTCGTTGTGGCGAGTCTTCGCCGGAATGCCGAGCCTCCAGAGTTCCTTCTCCACATCGTTCATGAAGTTCAGGATACGGCTCGGGATGCTCCCGAAGTAGTGGTCGTTCATCTGCTGGTGCTTCGCGGGAGTGGCACCGAAGATAGTGCGGCCGGACTGGTAGAGGTCGGGGCGCTGCAGGTAAAAGCGCTTGTCGATGAGGAAGTATTCCTGTTCGGCGCCGAGCGTGACGGTCGTCTTCTTGGGGCCCGCCTTGAAGCAGGTCATGAGGCGGCGGGTGGACTTGGAAAGCGCCTGGAGGCTACGGAGAAGCGGGGTCTTCTTGTCGAGCGCCTCGCCGGTGTAGCTACAGAACGCAGTCGGGATGCAGAGCGTGGCACCGTTGCCGTGGCGCTTGATGAATGCGGGGCTGGTCGGGTCCCAGGCCGTGTAGCCGCGGGCCTCGAACGTAGAACGAAGGCCGCCGCTCGGGAAACTCGATGCATCCGGTTCGCCGACGATGAGGTTCTTGCCGCTCAGTACCATGATGGCCTTGCAGCCGCTCGGTTCCAGGAAGGAATCGTGTTTTTCGGCGGTGGAGCCGGTGAGCGGCTGGAACCAGTGCGTGAAGTGCGTGGCACCGCGGTCCATCGCCCACTTCTTCATGGCGTGCGCGACATCGCCCGCGATATTCGGGTCGAGAGGGGCACCCTCGTCGATAGTCGCCAGGAGTTTTTCGCAGATATCCTTCGGGAGGTAGCTGCGCATGGCTTCGGCATTGAACACGTCCTCGCCGTAAAAATCGACATTGACGGGTTCGGCGGGTTTCGCGGAGGCCGGGATGGCGGTTGCGATATCGTAGATGGTTTTTGTACGCGTAGTGGACATTTTCACGTTCCTTTTCTTTATTACGCGGCAAAATTAGAAAGAGCGTACACGCATTGCACGGAATTTTTCGCCTTTTTCAGCCCCATTTTATTACACTTTTGTAAAATTAGACCATTTTATTACGTTTTTGTAAAGCGCAAACAAGAAAACCGGCGACAAACCCGTGGAAACAACGTATATTTTGGGCATGGAAACCGAACGCATCGAAAAGGAAGCCCTCGAAAAAATCAAGCGTGAACTGCACGGACGCTCCGCGCGGGCCCTTTCCGCGCACATCCACGACGTTCTCGACAAGGCATTCGCCGACCTGCGCGCCGCACACGAGGCGGAATGCGAAAAGATCCGCGGCATCGTGGAAGGCCGCGCGGGTGACATCATCGGCAACACCCGCGAAATGCAGGAGGTCGCGCGGCAGGCAAGGCACATCGCCCCCACCGAGGGCGTCGTTCTCGTCCGCGGCGGCGCGGGCACCGGCAAGGAACACGTGGCCCGCTACATCCACGAACTTTCCGACCGCAAGGCAAGGCCGTTCACCATCCTCAATTGCGACACGCTCGAAGGCAACACCACCAGCGCGTTCGAGGCGGAACTGTTCGGCTACGAGCGCGGCGCGTTCACGGGCGCCACCAGCAGGCACATCGGCAAGGCAGAGCAGGCGAGCAGCGGCACGCTGTTCCTAGATGAAGTCGCGGAACTCTCCCCCGCAAGCCAGGCGCGGCTCCTGGAGTTCATGCAGGGGCGCACCTTCAAGAGGCTCGGGAGCAACATCGAGCAGCGCTCCGACATCCGCATTGTCGCAAGCACCGGCAAGAACCTCGAGGCCCTCGTGCAGCAGGGGCTTTTCCGCGAAGACCTCTACTACCGCCTCAACATATTCCAGATAAACTTGCCCGACCTCTCGCAGCGCAAGACCGACATTCTCCTGCTCGCCGACCACTTTATCGAGAAGATGAACCTCAAGTACGGCAAGAACATCGCGCGACTCAGCACCCCCGCCATCGACATGCTCATGAGCTACCACTGGCCGGGCAACGTGCGCGAACTCGAGAACTGCATCGAGCACGCCTGCCTCGCCACGACCGACGTCGCCATCAACGCCTACGACCTGCCGCCCACGCTCCAGACCGACATCACGAGCGGCACGGCGCTTATCCCCGAAGGCACCGCGTCGCTTACGGCACTCCTCGAAAGCTACGAGAAGGAAATCCTCACCGAGGCGCTCCGCCGCAACAACGGGAACCTGAGCGCCGCCGGCCGCGACATATCCGTAAGCCCCCGCATGATGCACTACAAGGTGAAGAAGTTCGGACTGGCGACGGATTAAACCGATAGTGGATACTCTTGTCGCTTCGCGACTGCGGTATGACGAAGGGAAAAACCGCGATTTTTTGGGAAAAACGACAATTCCGGGCCTGCGACGCAGTTTATCACAACCTTCGTTGAACATTATGCAACGGAAACTTTACCGGGCAGGCCCTCCCCCGGGACGCTCAGCCCTGTATTTAGGTAAATTATGGGCATGGTTGACGTACTCGAATACCTTGAATACCGCGACTTCCTGAAGGACTGGTTTGCCGAGAGCAAGAAGGACAACCCGTTCACCAGCTATCGTTACCTGAGCCAAAAGACCGGCGTGGACCCGGCCTGGCTCGTACGCGTATTCCAGAAGGGCGGGCACCTGAACGAGGACTCGCTCCCAGTATTCATTCGCCTCTGCAAGCTCGACGACCGCAGGGCCGAGTACTT carries:
- a CDS encoding sigma-54-dependent Fis family transcriptional regulator is translated as METERIEKEALEKIKRELHGRSARALSAHIHDVLDKAFADLRAAHEAECEKIRGIVEGRAGDIIGNTREMQEVARQARHIAPTEGVVLVRGGAGTGKEHVARYIHELSDRKARPFTILNCDTLEGNTTSAFEAELFGYERGAFTGATSRHIGKAEQASSGTLFLDEVAELSPASQARLLEFMQGRTFKRLGSNIEQRSDIRIVASTGKNLEALVQQGLFREDLYYRLNIFQINLPDLSQRKTDILLLADHFIEKMNLKYGKNIARLSTPAIDMLMSYHWPGNVRELENCIEHACLATTDVAINAYDLPPTLQTDITSGTALIPEGTASLTALLESYEKEILTEALRRNNGNLSAAGRDISVSPRMMHYKVKKFGLATD
- a CDS encoding glutamine synthetase III, coding for MSTTRTKTIYDIATAIPASAKPAEPVNVDFYGEDVFNAEAMRSYLPKDICEKLLATIDEGAPLDPNIAGDVAHAMKKWAMDRGATHFTHWFQPLTGSTAEKHDSFLEPSGCKAIMVLSGKNLIVGEPDASSFPSGGLRSTFEARGYTAWDPTSPAFIKRHGNGATLCIPTAFCSYTGEALDKKTPLLRSLQALSKSTRRLMTCFKAGPKKTTVTLGAEQEYFLIDKRFYLQRPDLYQSGRTIFGATPAKHQQMNDHYFGSIPSRILNFMNDVEKELWRLGIPAKTRHNEVAPAQFELAPIFEEVNLACDHNMLIMETLRNVADRYGLVCLLHEKPFAGVNGSGKHNNWSLSYGKGNLLNPGKDPHQNAVFLTAICAIIYAVDTHADLLRMTCAGAGNDHRLGAHEAPPAIISIYLGDQLMDVIDQIEQGSAKSSKQAGAMKLGSDMLPPLPRDATDRNRTSPFAFTGNKFEFRAPGSSQSCSEPNVVLNTIVAEAFDMIAEQLEKLDDKNFHTGLQKILQKIVKEHKRVLYNGNGYTDEWVKEAERRGLPNIRTSLEALKALTKDENVELFEKYGVMNRREMLSRYEINVEDFHKRIHIEGEVARDLAKNVILPKVVEAYEKSLRTNEMALNQGFPGLDTYVKSIGEGCRSLTESIAALEASLEGEHEGIIAAVAGLRKVVDSLEKVVPDEMWPLPKYREMLFIY